In Exiguobacterium acetylicum, the genomic stretch TTGCAGGTGCTGGCGCAGGCGCAGCAGCTGAAGAGCAAACTGAATTCGACGTTATCCTTACTAACGCTGGATCTGGTAAAATCAACGTCATCAAAGCAGTTCGCGAATTGACTGGTCTCGGTCTTAAAGAAGCGAAAGCTCTCGTAGACGGAACTCCAGCACCAGTTAAAGAAGGCGTTTCGAAAGAAGACGCTGAAGCAATGAAAGCTAAGCTTGAAGAAGCTGGCGCTACTGTAGAAGTTAAGTAATTTTCTTCTTCCGTAGAAACAAAAGAAGCTCGCATTGCGAGCTTCTTTTGTTTTCATCTTTTACATGAGAGGGGAAGGAAACATGGCGGATCATTATTATACGAATGACCCTTCATCGAAACGAGATCCGAAGACGTGGGAATATGTCCTGCGTGGTCAGACGCTCCGCTTTACATCGGACCATGGTGTCTTTTCGAAGAACGGAATCGATTTTGGTTCCCGTCTGTTGATCGAGGCATTCACGGAACCGGCTGTAGCGGGAGACATCTTGGATGTCGGCTGCGGATACGGACCGATGGGCATCGCGCTTTCGAAGTCGACGGGTCGTCCGGCACACTTGATCGATGTCAATGAACGGGCGCTCGAACTAGCGGCAGACAATGCGCGCGCGAACGGTGTTTCCGTGACGACCGGTGTGAGTGACGGGTATGATGGGGTAGGCGAATCGACATTCGCAGCGATCGTGACGAATCCACCGATTCGGGCGGGAAAAACGGTCGTCCATCGTATTCTCCGGGA encodes the following:
- a CDS encoding class I SAM-dependent methyltransferase, which gives rise to MADHYYTNDPSSKRDPKTWEYVLRGQTLRFTSDHGVFSKNGIDFGSRLLIEAFTEPAVAGDILDVGCGYGPMGIALSKSTGRPAHLIDVNERALELAADNARANGVSVTTGVSDGYDGVGESTFAAIVTNPPIRAGKTVVHRILREAYDHLVVGGELWVVIQKKQGGPSAKKLMEDVFGMCETVTRDKGYSIFKSIRS
- the rplL gene encoding 50S ribosomal protein L7/L12 codes for the protein MAFNKEQFIEDLKGMTVLELNELVKTIEEEFGVSAAAPVAVAGAGAGAAAEEQTEFDVILTNAGSGKINVIKAVRELTGLGLKEAKALVDGTPAPVKEGVSKEDAEAMKAKLEEAGATVEVK